Proteins encoded within one genomic window of Macrotis lagotis isolate mMagLag1 chromosome 3, bilby.v1.9.chrom.fasta, whole genome shotgun sequence:
- the LOC141519679 gene encoding olfactory receptor 4S1-like encodes MEEPSNVTEFVFLGILQGWKTQRVAFGFFLMLYFLTILGNLLIVVTVNFSGHLTSPMYFFLSYLSFVDICYSSTTTPKMMTDLFIKKKTISFNGCMIQLFAVHFFGCSEIFLLTVMAYDHYVAICRPLHYTVIMNCSKCQILVLIIWIGAFLHSIIQIVLTIQLPFCGPNVIDHYFCDIHPLLKLACSDTYAVGLMVVANSGMISLIAFFCLVISYSVILFTLRTQSAEGRRKALSTCGSHVVAVLLFFVPCIYMYIRPTTTFRADKLVTLFNTVMPPMLNPLIYTLRNSEVKKAVRKLWTEKIIFREKYSE; translated from the coding sequence ATGGAAGAACCAAGCAATGTgacagaatttgttttcttgggaATCCTGCAAGGTTGGAAGACGCAGCGAGTGGCCTTTGGTTTCTTCTTAATGCTTTACTTCCTGACCATCCTGGGGAACCTCCTCATAGTGGTCACTGTAAATTTCAGTGGTCACCTCACCTCCCCCATGTACTTCTTCCTCAGTTATCTGTCCTTTGTAGATATCTGTTActcctccaccaccaccccaaAGATGATGACTGACTTGttcataaagaagaaaaccatttcCTTCAATGGATGTATGATTCAACTCTTTGCTGTGCATTTCTTTGGCTGCTCAGAGATCTTCCTGCTCACGGTCATGGCTTATGACCATTATGTGGCCATCTGTCGCCCCTTGCACTACACAGTCATCATGAACTGCAGCAAGTGCCAGATCTTGGTATTGATAATTTGGATTGGAGCATTTCTGCATTCCATCATTCAGATTGTCCTTACCATTCAACTGCCATTCTGTGGACCCAATGTGATTGACCACTATTTCTGCGATATCCACCCATTGTTGAAACTTGCCTGCTCTGACACCTATGCAGTGGGACTCATGGTGGTAGCCAACAGTGGGATGATCTCATTGATTGCTTTCTTCTGTCTGGTCATTTCCTACTCTGTTATCTTGTTCACCCTGAGAACTCAGTCAGCTGAGGGCAGGCGAAAGGCACTCTCAACTTGTGGCTCTCATGTTGTTGCTGTATTGCTGTTCTTTGTCCcctgcatttatatgtatattcgTCCAACCACCACATTTAGAGCAGACAAACTGGTCACTTTGTTTAATACAGTCATGCCTCCAATGCTAAATCCCCTCATATATACTCTTAGGAATTCTGAAGTCAAAAAAGCTGTGAGGAAGCTGTGgacagaaaaaattattttcagagaaaaatattCAGAGTGA